A genomic region of Thermodesulfitimonas autotrophica contains the following coding sequences:
- a CDS encoding cytochrome c3 family protein produces the protein MRRLSLVSCILLLALLAFPAYCLAWTHGQFTATTDACAGCHVAHAGQAAKLLKVGPPEAALCFLCHGDGGTSAPYDVEDGYTVGAAVYPSTAGGFVYEFKDLNANYAIDPGELIPVTSRHNVWGVVYESGPLVLDPAAVTLAIPGGSNAFTGTGFTCTSCHDPHGGGATPDPATGLITGSATTPNPRLLRKTITVGTATYSDLYVSFKFETVGTFTYGTPSVASGVYRVIQYVDGSTNWCGACHVKFQTDDPDTVPGAGHAVFYYGMWRHPVNVHVIPPPATSTATFDGSIATGTPLEIKPTGSNISGLQYVRNLGCLTCHRAHSTTATMAGWASSWPRSEGGTSSSSALLRMDNRGVCFNCHRSGEYNCWQDTRIDCSKCHPGAHVVTVDCTLCHL, from the coding sequence GTGCGGCGGTTGTCTTTGGTCTCCTGCATATTGTTGCTCGCGCTGCTCGCGTTTCCCGCTTATTGCCTCGCCTGGACGCACGGGCAGTTCACCGCGACCACGGACGCCTGCGCGGGCTGCCACGTGGCCCACGCCGGACAGGCGGCGAAACTCTTAAAAGTTGGCCCGCCCGAGGCGGCTCTCTGCTTCCTCTGCCACGGCGACGGCGGAACTTCTGCGCCCTACGACGTGGAGGACGGCTACACCGTGGGGGCGGCGGTCTACCCCTCCACGGCGGGCGGTTTCGTCTACGAATTCAAAGACCTGAACGCGAACTACGCCATTGACCCGGGCGAGCTAATTCCTGTGACCTCCCGGCACAACGTCTGGGGGGTCGTGTACGAGAGCGGCCCCCTGGTTTTGGACCCGGCGGCGGTGACGCTCGCGATACCGGGCGGCTCGAACGCTTTTACCGGGACCGGGTTCACCTGCACCTCCTGCCACGACCCGCACGGTGGAGGCGCAACCCCTGACCCTGCAACCGGCCTGATAACCGGTAGCGCTACAACGCCGAACCCGCGCTTGCTGCGCAAGACGATTACCGTTGGTACCGCCACTTACAGTGACCTCTACGTATCTTTTAAGTTCGAAACGGTAGGCACATTTACTTACGGTACCCCCTCGGTCGCTTCGGGCGTCTACCGGGTAATCCAGTACGTCGACGGTAGCACGAACTGGTGCGGCGCTTGCCATGTCAAGTTCCAGACCGACGATCCCGACACTGTTCCCGGTGCCGGGCACGCCGTATTCTACTACGGTATGTGGCGTCACCCTGTGAATGTTCATGTCATACCGCCACCTGCAACATCAACAGCCACTTTTGACGGGAGCATTGCCACCGGAACACCGCTAGAAATAAAGCCCACTGGCAGCAATATATCAGGGCTGCAGTATGTTCGGAATCTAGGGTGTCTTACCTGTCACCGGGCGCACAGCACGACCGCCACGATGGCCGGCTGGGCATCGAGTTGGCCGCGCTCCGAGGGCGGCACCAGCTCTTCGTCTGCGCTCCTGCGGATGGACAACCGCGGCGTCTGCTTCAACTGTCACCGTAGCGGAGAGTACAACTGCTGGCAGGATACGCGCATTGACTGCTCCAAGTGCCATCCCGGCGCCCATGTTGTCACCGTGGATTGTACTCTCTGCCATCTGTAG
- a CDS encoding AAA family ATPase: MRLLLVGPAGSGKDTVADYLVERHGFRKYAFADKLKEIAAEMFPELYESNRRTLLQKLGDAFRNLYPDVGVDHVLKKIAADDPPCAVIGDGRYANEYQKCVGEGFVPLFVTASVQTRQARLRERDGRLLALEEETHPSEKEALTVQALFPGYLIKNDGSYEELCRKVDEFVACLRGAGIAGGAACL, from the coding sequence ATGCGTCTCTTGCTCGTCGGCCCCGCCGGGTCCGGCAAGGACACGGTGGCGGACTACCTCGTGGAGAGGCACGGCTTCAGGAAGTACGCCTTCGCCGACAAACTTAAAGAAATCGCGGCGGAGATGTTCCCGGAGCTCTACGAAAGTAACCGGCGAACGCTGCTCCAGAAGCTGGGCGACGCTTTCCGGAACCTCTATCCGGACGTGGGGGTGGATCACGTCCTGAAGAAGATCGCGGCGGACGACCCGCCCTGCGCGGTGATCGGCGACGGCCGGTACGCGAACGAGTACCAAAAGTGCGTTGGGGAAGGCTTCGTGCCGTTGTTCGTGACCGCTTCTGTCCAAACCCGTCAGGCGCGGTTGCGGGAGCGGGACGGTCGGCTTCTCGCCTTAGAAGAAGAAACGCACCCTTCGGAAAAAGAAGCGCTTACCGTTCAAGCGTTGTTTCCCGGGTACCTGATTAAGAACGACGGGAGTTACGAAGAGTTGTGCAGAAAGGTCGACGAATTCGTCGCGTGCTTGCGGGGCGCGGGGATCGCCGGCGGAGCCGCTTGCTTGTAG
- a CDS encoding S-layer homology domain-containing protein has product MRRLLLLFGFLLAVLLAASPAWALTTQWYPSGPYGGDVRVFLRTPTALYATTSYGVFRSTDGGTTWTDCTPAWADPGFTNQGVSDIAYDQVSGAVYVAGKDYRVYWTTDGATWKYTSALGPAQSYYPTISSIAGEVYAATVYGLKYTTDGVNWVDINTTAYYDAPVWTDLSNNIFIFKGSTVLKKPFDSNTWASLTAPGALAMNNKASISCDATGTIYGAFQLTLGGVTYYRVYKSVDGGVTWTDMTTTAGWPGATSIGIDGSTFIAGTPAGFQTSADGGTTWSGVSTNGLYPGFSVAAVTHTPDGYFIGTPLGVFKSTDGITATFFSQGMRWGVRTDQVLALSGMNMVALDATTLFARSPYGIYKSTDGGQSWKPFIGVGGLPRGQGMLVSNDGYLCYAVAGGGFYKVSPADGTPVASVTAGVNSIAKDVYGNLYYSDLYNVYKSTDNGLTWATYGPALPVTPQSLYVAPDGTAYVGSNANWYIYRWSPGATSWNLVFTNCYATTITQDIYGTFFACGCGSGKSTDGINWSAIQIPLGGVLQNVSARAVAIDAQNSIYLSVDLPSGRNEVFKSVDGGQTWFSFSTGIPIDAVTTYLFAAPNNTVFAMTNKGIYDPPVGIDNVCPVGSLSFFTELPVLTDGSIVVTNATVSFTVYGSDNNAVTDFMIGTDPAFTGSSWQPFSGSPMTASITLSSPGKKTIYVRLRDANGNTTDLTQSVCYDAAPPNVNDFYADSSVVLSPSITFHVSVTEDVEPSEFMLSEDPNFTGASWVACSWTQWVPGGPFSTDLPFTLSGEGTKTIYLKVKDCAGRESAAALCTVNYLKPALAPTALSTPSDEDFPAFDERGTMYYVKDGDVYRFDPAAKTEQKISTGANFGYGLQVRNGFAVCRNNPNVLNLATGELIPMGVSPGSVATDGVYAATTVNGDVYLFDIAARQGRFLTSDGYAVPHEAAAVGGGKVFCVEYVNYKRQLHAIDVTTGTDTLIVAPVSWWPNIYTPQVIGQNLYWVDNDGETCRLARVSLAGGSATTVLSFPGEYCYGAWVSEDGKWALVNLDDVLFLFGLSDGKKYLVEASDWYGPAISPQWVAWTRWDSVTLGDVYYAPLSQLNAAPSAPAASPVSSGGGGGRYNPDLTVDLGKGGSGTVSARGVSVSVEAPSNGEGKIVCRPDGGTIEVVVTGKPNGARITFSGGAFIFDDSLDAWVPVDRAIYGVIDAVYREGGKATLILSGECKLGCFTDVPDVTVVISNGRLRGFAHGLSSVRVMVDGAEHAARLHEGGFECDVSLGPGRHVMKCLVERNGRKFLCFEKRFWRYADFERHWAYKAAGVFLEEHPEVFGEQLYLLPDLPAKRGEVAKLLKAALDLPDPGGEVPFKDVPASDGTLASAARAVYDAGLMVGYPDGTLGAERDISRVETAVLMARLAKRFGAVPAKPVPAFKDFGRVPAWAREAVREAAAMEIVSGYPDKTFRPSKKVTRAESAVLTLRTARLKSPGLEERAKGI; this is encoded by the coding sequence TTGAGACGACTACTTTTGCTGTTCGGTTTCTTGCTGGCGGTGTTGTTAGCCGCTTCGCCCGCGTGGGCGCTGACCACGCAGTGGTACCCGAGCGGGCCTTACGGGGGCGATGTACGAGTTTTTCTTCGGACCCCTACGGCTCTTTATGCAACTACTTCCTACGGCGTTTTTAGATCGACCGATGGGGGCACAACATGGACGGATTGTACGCCCGCTTGGGCCGATCCGGGATTTACCAACCAGGGAGTAAGCGATATCGCTTACGATCAAGTAAGTGGCGCAGTTTACGTCGCAGGTAAGGACTACCGGGTGTACTGGACGACCGACGGTGCGACATGGAAGTATACTTCGGCACTAGGTCCTGCCCAGTCGTACTATCCTACCATCTCCAGTATAGCCGGGGAGGTTTACGCGGCGACTGTATACGGGCTTAAATATACCACCGACGGAGTGAACTGGGTAGACATAAACACTACCGCCTATTATGACGCTCCAGTGTGGACCGACCTGTCAAACAACATTTTCATTTTTAAAGGTTCGACTGTATTAAAGAAACCGTTTGATAGTAATACCTGGGCATCTCTGACTGCGCCAGGTGCCCTTGCGATGAACAACAAAGCGAGCATATCCTGCGACGCAACAGGCACAATTTACGGAGCTTTTCAGTTAACGCTGGGAGGTGTTACTTACTACCGCGTTTACAAGTCCGTCGACGGCGGCGTAACCTGGACAGATATGACAACAACCGCCGGCTGGCCAGGAGCAACCAGCATAGGAATCGACGGTTCAACCTTCATCGCCGGCACTCCTGCTGGATTTCAGACGAGCGCAGACGGGGGGACAACCTGGAGCGGCGTTTCCACTAACGGGTTATATCCGGGTTTCAGCGTCGCTGCTGTAACGCACACGCCTGACGGATACTTCATCGGAACACCCCTTGGCGTATTCAAGAGCACTGACGGAATTACGGCAACTTTTTTCAGTCAAGGGATGCGGTGGGGCGTCCGAACCGACCAAGTGCTGGCGCTTTCCGGGATGAACATGGTAGCATTGGACGCCACCACTTTATTTGCCCGGTCGCCGTACGGCATCTATAAGTCAACTGATGGCGGACAATCCTGGAAACCGTTCATCGGTGTAGGCGGCCTGCCAAGGGGCCAGGGCATGCTCGTCAGCAACGATGGCTACCTTTGTTACGCCGTAGCCGGAGGAGGTTTCTATAAGGTATCGCCGGCAGACGGCACTCCGGTAGCGTCTGTTACCGCTGGAGTAAACAGCATTGCAAAAGACGTTTACGGAAACCTCTATTACAGCGATCTTTATAACGTCTACAAGAGCACCGATAATGGGTTAACGTGGGCAACATACGGCCCTGCATTACCAGTGACCCCGCAATCGCTTTACGTTGCCCCGGACGGCACGGCGTACGTCGGTTCGAACGCGAACTGGTACATCTACCGATGGTCTCCCGGGGCAACGTCCTGGAACCTGGTGTTCACTAATTGTTACGCTACAACCATTACTCAAGATATTTACGGCACGTTTTTCGCCTGCGGATGCGGCTCCGGAAAAAGCACAGACGGCATCAACTGGAGTGCGATACAAATTCCTCTGGGCGGAGTGCTCCAGAACGTTAGCGCCAGGGCGGTGGCGATAGATGCCCAAAACAGCATCTATCTCAGCGTCGATCTTCCCTCTGGGAGAAATGAAGTGTTTAAATCCGTAGACGGCGGGCAAACGTGGTTTAGCTTCTCGACCGGGATCCCGATAGATGCGGTAACCACGTATCTATTCGCAGCACCGAACAATACGGTTTTCGCAATGACCAATAAAGGCATCTACGACCCGCCGGTGGGGATCGACAATGTGTGCCCTGTCGGTTCACTTTCCTTCTTCACAGAGTTACCGGTTCTTACAGACGGGTCTATAGTGGTCACTAATGCAACGGTTTCTTTTACAGTTTATGGATCAGATAACAATGCGGTAACGGACTTTATGATTGGGACCGATCCAGCCTTTACTGGCTCGTCGTGGCAACCCTTCTCCGGTTCACCGATGACGGCAAGCATTACGCTGTCTTCGCCCGGAAAGAAGACTATCTATGTCAGATTGCGCGACGCGAACGGAAACACAACGGATTTAACGCAGAGCGTGTGTTACGACGCAGCACCGCCGAACGTAAATGATTTCTATGCCGATTCTTCGGTAGTGCTCTCGCCGTCCATAACGTTTCATGTAAGCGTAACAGAAGACGTGGAACCCTCGGAATTCATGCTCAGTGAAGACCCTAATTTCACTGGTGCATCCTGGGTTGCATGTTCCTGGACCCAGTGGGTCCCCGGCGGCCCGTTCTCCACGGATCTACCTTTTACCCTTTCGGGCGAAGGCACGAAAACCATTTACCTGAAAGTGAAAGACTGTGCAGGTCGAGAATCAGCGGCGGCCCTATGCACGGTGAACTATCTCAAACCTGCGCTTGCCCCGACGGCGCTGAGCACCCCTTCCGATGAAGACTTCCCGGCCTTCGACGAAAGAGGAACGATGTACTACGTCAAGGACGGCGATGTGTACCGGTTCGACCCGGCGGCGAAAACCGAGCAGAAGATATCGACCGGCGCCAACTTCGGCTACGGCCTCCAGGTGCGGAACGGCTTTGCGGTATGCCGCAACAACCCGAACGTCCTTAACCTCGCTACCGGAGAACTGATCCCGATGGGCGTTTCCCCCGGGAGCGTGGCCACGGACGGCGTCTACGCCGCGACCACGGTCAACGGCGACGTTTACCTCTTCGACATTGCCGCGCGGCAGGGGAGGTTCCTGACGAGCGACGGCTACGCGGTGCCCCACGAGGCGGCGGCCGTTGGCGGCGGGAAGGTCTTCTGCGTGGAGTACGTGAACTACAAGCGGCAGCTCCACGCGATTGATGTCACCACGGGAACGGACACGTTGATTGTGGCCCCGGTGTCGTGGTGGCCGAACATTTACACGCCGCAGGTGATCGGGCAGAATCTCTACTGGGTGGACAATGATGGCGAGACCTGCCGCCTGGCGAGGGTGTCCCTGGCAGGCGGTTCCGCGACGACCGTCCTTTCCTTCCCGGGCGAGTACTGCTACGGCGCGTGGGTGAGCGAGGACGGGAAGTGGGCGCTTGTCAACCTGGACGATGTGCTTTTTCTCTTCGGCTTGTCTGACGGAAAGAAGTACCTGGTCGAGGCTTCGGACTGGTACGGCCCGGCGATTTCCCCGCAGTGGGTCGCGTGGACGAGGTGGGATTCCGTCACGCTAGGCGACGTCTACTACGCGCCGTTGAGCCAGTTGAACGCGGCCCCGTCGGCTCCTGCGGCTTCTCCGGTTTCGTCCGGCGGCGGTGGCGGCCGCTACAACCCGGATCTCACGGTCGACTTGGGCAAGGGCGGCTCCGGAACCGTCTCGGCCCGCGGCGTCTCCGTGTCCGTTGAGGCACCGAGCAACGGCGAAGGCAAGATCGTCTGCCGCCCGGACGGCGGGACGATCGAGGTCGTGGTGACCGGGAAGCCGAACGGCGCCAGGATAACCTTCTCGGGTGGCGCGTTCATCTTCGACGACTCCCTGGATGCCTGGGTTCCGGTGGACCGGGCCATCTACGGCGTGATCGACGCGGTTTACCGCGAAGGCGGCAAAGCGACCCTGATCCTATCCGGAGAATGCAAGTTGGGCTGCTTCACCGATGTGCCGGACGTAACAGTGGTCATAAGCAACGGCAGGTTGCGCGGATTCGCGCACGGCCTTTCCTCCGTCCGCGTGATGGTGGACGGCGCCGAACATGCGGCGCGGCTGCACGAGGGCGGCTTCGAGTGCGACGTGTCTCTCGGCCCCGGCCGGCATGTGATGAAGTGCCTGGTCGAGCGGAACGGTCGGAAGTTCCTGTGTTTCGAGAAGAGGTTCTGGCGGTACGCCGACTTCGAGAGGCACTGGGCGTACAAGGCCGCGGGCGTGTTCCTGGAGGAGCACCCGGAGGTCTTCGGCGAGCAACTCTACCTGCTGCCCGATTTGCCTGCGAAGCGCGGCGAGGTGGCCAAGCTCCTGAAGGCGGCGCTTGACCTCCCGGACCCCGGCGGGGAAGTGCCGTTCAAGGACGTGCCTGCTTCAGACGGAACCCTTGCTTCCGCTGCCCGGGCGGTCTACGACGCGGGCCTGATGGTCGGCTACCCGGACGGGACGCTGGGCGCGGAGAGGGACATCAGCCGCGTCGAGACAGCGGTGCTGATGGCGCGGCTCGCGAAGCGGTTCGGCGCGGTGCCGGCGAAGCCCGTCCCGGCGTTCAAGGACTTCGGCCGGGTGCCCGCGTGGGCGCGCGAGGCCGTGAGGGAGGCGGCGGCGATGGAAATCGTCTCCGGCTACCCGGACAAGACCTTCAGACCGTCGAAGAAGGTGACGCGCGCCGAGAGCGCGGTGCTGACGCTGCGGACGGCACGGCTGAAATCGCCCGGCTTGGAAGAAAGAGCAAAAGGAATCTAA
- a CDS encoding sigma factor-like helix-turn-helix DNA-binding protein, whose translation MKRFECSVAELGDLESLARAVPDNLQRELELLSRELEELKAALLRYAARDRKNVLARAVGELSPEQQTVLALRYQEGLTPEEAAAALGVPGEAIRRDERSALANLTQSVNQSQKEG comes from the coding sequence TTGAAGCGGTTCGAATGTTCCGTCGCGGAGTTGGGGGACCTGGAATCGCTGGCCCGGGCGGTGCCGGACAATCTCCAACGAGAACTGGAACTGCTGTCGCGAGAGCTGGAAGAGCTGAAGGCCGCGCTGCTCCGCTACGCGGCGCGGGACCGGAAAAACGTCCTCGCCCGGGCCGTCGGCGAACTTTCACCGGAGCAGCAAACGGTGCTGGCGCTCCGCTATCAGGAGGGGCTGACGCCGGAGGAGGCGGCGGCCGCTCTGGGCGTGCCGGGCGAAGCGATTCGCCGGGATGAGCGGAGCGCGCTGGCAAACCTTACGCAATCGGTCAATCAATCACAAAAGGAGGGCTGA
- a CDS encoding cytochrome c3 family protein, with product MLRTFLIIFAFVLFPGIAWAVGPHGPYFDSPTGCGACHVSHAAYAKPQIIKPSQTAMCLVCHDGTASIYNVYNAVYGFGPLSGSTHFHPVINTGNPAVGSVIECAYCHNPHGSTPKLLWNYWDKATLTTGVYGPGFCLICHGATDRLFPSVEDPAVSYWVYTLGTHENVYTAHYQEVSPLLPPSGTQVTCVACHHQHASDSVRFLVYGGGVPLCTTCHVLSGSGSVHPVTAFSRTGSVHDVYGITDPATGTTDPYKTGLLCTSCHGPHTVSSFAYVACTDCHYPSPTDRNAYKLTGSYSVLSDPDNTKLSFTGAAGNASLGGAANSTGDLSDFCLRCHDNDPPVATATYAVYVPSTISFANLPPVTTNSGGWANKANYKQSAHGSQSTVITCGECHESHGSNYKCLQRYPEDSTTVDGECLRCHNGLNATWPNAPNVKTDLTSTYHHPTLTVSGLHSNTENYALNPNRHAECADCHDVHQATSPNPLAGVSGVTPNYGTTAWTIPTSYAFTNGATYQYEVCFKCHSYFSYGSTPPLSPTDGLAETDPSVEFNPNNQGYHAVVGPSKVPQFADSAGNLHYYGSYLLPWWGGAQLKCSDCHSGTRRGPHGSANGYILKLSGQALCTSCHDPYFYATYAQTPTGNPAIDGSDSLRSGFSNPSLATNPSYTFQGTTAVASVYNYHPVHANLGCFACHAALPHGWNDDRSLLVRQAVTGRYNGGSLLWNTITVPASRGQWNCTDCH from the coding sequence ATGTTAAGAACCTTTCTGATCATTTTCGCGTTCGTGCTTTTTCCGGGAATCGCCTGGGCGGTAGGGCCTCACGGCCCCTATTTCGATTCTCCAACCGGCTGCGGCGCGTGCCACGTGAGCCACGCGGCCTACGCGAAGCCGCAGATCATCAAGCCGAGCCAGACCGCGATGTGCCTGGTCTGCCACGACGGGACGGCCTCGATCTACAACGTCTACAACGCGGTCTACGGCTTCGGGCCGCTCTCCGGCTCGACCCACTTCCACCCGGTAATAAACACCGGGAACCCGGCGGTGGGCAGCGTGATCGAGTGCGCCTACTGCCACAACCCGCACGGCAGCACCCCGAAGCTCCTGTGGAACTACTGGGACAAGGCCACTTTGACTACAGGCGTCTACGGGCCGGGCTTCTGCCTCATCTGCCACGGCGCGACCGACAGGCTCTTCCCGAGCGTGGAGGACCCGGCGGTGAGCTACTGGGTCTACACCCTGGGGACGCACGAGAACGTCTACACGGCCCACTACCAGGAAGTGAGCCCGCTGCTGCCGCCCTCGGGGACGCAGGTGACCTGCGTCGCGTGCCACCACCAGCACGCCTCGGACTCGGTCAGGTTCTTGGTTTACGGCGGCGGGGTGCCGCTCTGCACCACCTGTCACGTGCTTTCCGGCTCGGGTTCGGTCCATCCGGTAACCGCCTTCTCCCGGACGGGCTCGGTCCACGACGTTTACGGGATCACCGACCCCGCGACCGGGACGACCGACCCGTATAAAACCGGGCTTTTGTGCACCTCCTGCCACGGGCCGCACACGGTCAGCAGCTTTGCTTACGTGGCGTGCACGGACTGCCACTACCCGTCGCCGACGGACAGGAACGCCTACAAGCTCACCGGCAGCTACTCCGTCCTCTCCGACCCGGACAACACGAAGCTCAGCTTCACCGGCGCGGCGGGGAACGCCTCCTTGGGCGGCGCGGCGAACTCGACGGGCGACCTCTCCGACTTCTGCCTGCGCTGCCACGACAACGACCCGCCGGTCGCCACGGCCACTTACGCGGTCTACGTGCCGAGCACCATCAGCTTCGCAAACCTGCCGCCCGTGACGACCAATTCCGGCGGCTGGGCGAACAAGGCGAACTACAAGCAGAGCGCGCACGGCTCCCAGAGCACGGTCATCACCTGCGGCGAGTGCCACGAGAGCCACGGGTCGAACTACAAGTGCCTGCAGCGGTATCCCGAGGACTCGACCACGGTCGACGGGGAGTGCCTGCGCTGCCACAACGGGCTGAACGCCACCTGGCCGAACGCGCCGAACGTGAAGACGGACCTGACATCCACTTACCACCACCCGACGCTGACGGTCTCCGGTCTCCACAGTAACACGGAAAACTACGCATTGAACCCGAACCGGCACGCGGAGTGCGCCGATTGTCACGACGTTCACCAGGCAACGAGTCCGAACCCGCTGGCGGGCGTCTCGGGCGTGACGCCCAACTACGGGACCACCGCCTGGACGATTCCGACGTCCTACGCCTTCACGAACGGGGCGACCTACCAGTACGAGGTCTGCTTCAAGTGCCACAGTTACTTCAGCTACGGGAGCACGCCACCGCTGAGCCCGACGGACGGGTTGGCGGAGACGGATCCGAGCGTGGAGTTCAACCCGAACAACCAGGGCTACCACGCGGTGGTGGGGCCTTCGAAGGTGCCGCAGTTCGCGGACTCGGCGGGGAACCTCCACTATTACGGCTCCTACCTGCTCCCCTGGTGGGGCGGGGCGCAGCTCAAGTGCTCCGATTGCCACTCCGGGACCAGGAGGGGGCCGCACGGGTCGGCCAACGGCTACATCCTGAAGCTGTCGGGCCAGGCGCTCTGCACTTCGTGCCACGACCCGTACTTCTACGCGACCTACGCGCAGACGCCCACGGGGAACCCGGCGATAGACGGCTCGGACAGCCTCCGGTCGGGCTTCTCGAACCCGAGCCTCGCGACCAACCCGAGCTACACGTTCCAGGGAACCACGGCTGTGGCTTCGGTCTACAACTACCACCCGGTCCACGCGAACCTGGGCTGCTTCGCGTGCCACGCGGCGCTGCCGCACGGGTGGAACGATGACCGGTCTCTCTTGGTCAGGCAGGCCGTCACGGGGCGCTACAACGGCGGGTCGCTGCTGTGGAACACGATCACGGTCCCGGCGTCACGGGGGCAGTGGAACTGCACGGACTGCCACTGA
- a CDS encoding sigma-70 family RNA polymerase sigma factor, with translation MTEAWVEPPFAWAFLRWAAARAEALRDPAISREDLEQEARIALWQACKTYDPALSSLKTWCKRHVEFAVRAFLRVQSRKGRVFQRSLDEPVDEKERRTLGETVPCSVAPAEDSLSDTDFLRWLIRELDLTPLESLALRVHLLGGSYREVEEATGISWKSLDNAWQRVRRKAQKLMEGAEISG, from the coding sequence ATGACTGAAGCATGGGTCGAACCCCCGTTCGCGTGGGCGTTTCTGCGGTGGGCGGCGGCCCGCGCGGAAGCTCTACGCGACCCGGCAATAAGCAGGGAGGATTTGGAGCAGGAGGCGCGCATCGCGCTGTGGCAGGCGTGCAAAACCTACGACCCGGCGCTGTCTTCACTTAAGACGTGGTGCAAGCGACACGTGGAGTTCGCAGTGCGCGCCTTCCTGCGCGTCCAGTCCAGGAAGGGCCGGGTCTTCCAGCGGAGCCTCGACGAGCCGGTGGACGAAAAAGAGCGCCGCACCCTGGGGGAAACGGTGCCTTGTTCGGTTGCACCGGCTGAAGATTCTCTATCCGATACGGACTTCCTTCGGTGGCTGATCCGGGAGCTGGACCTGACGCCGTTGGAGAGTTTGGCTTTGCGGGTCCACCTTTTGGGCGGGAGCTACCGGGAAGTCGAAGAGGCAACCGGCATCTCCTGGAAATCCCTGGACAACGCCTGGCAGCGGGTGAGGAGGAAAGCGCAAAAGTTGATGGAAGGAGCTGAAATTTCGGGATGA
- a CDS encoding methyl-accepting chemotaxis protein: MRELKLQNVVAALVAAAVIFTAIACTVAGTFVMRSSTTNHLQENLKQNLVGTYDMLFEHHYPGAWRVEGDKLYKGNVLMNGNFEVVDQVKEDFGVEATVFMGDTRVATTVKDAAGNRKVGTKAAPYVVEAVLKQGQNYYGEADVAGTPHLTAYMPLRDAQGKVVGMWFVGIPLSHVKATIARMAWTAGLVGLIAVLLSVLIIVPLVNRFVAPIEKTAEQLKKVADGDLSQVDLGAQRFRALRMLADATGRMVGQLRDLATRVQEAATQTRGRSENLAASAEELSATVQTVAATVEELSAGAEETAAHAQTAAEIADRMEREANEGIRALDGAVSGIRNAQEAVDKGAGLVKELGERSAAIGQITEVIKGIAEQTNLLALNAAIEAARAGEHGRGFAVVAEEVRKLAEQSAHAAEEISKIIAEIQQGTGEAVSAIDRASATVHEGVQAVVGTEERLKSILKGVADTLAGIRDIAQATEQASQGTQNAAQSVQEASRVAEQVGQMAAELAQQAAELQEAVKVFKL, from the coding sequence GTGCGCGAGCTCAAGCTGCAGAACGTGGTTGCTGCTTTGGTGGCCGCTGCCGTAATCTTTACAGCAATCGCTTGCACCGTCGCCGGAACGTTCGTTATGCGGTCGAGCACGACGAACCATCTACAAGAAAACCTGAAACAGAACCTTGTCGGGACCTACGACATGCTCTTCGAACATCACTACCCCGGCGCGTGGCGCGTGGAGGGGGACAAGCTTTACAAGGGCAACGTTCTGATGAACGGGAACTTTGAAGTCGTCGACCAGGTGAAGGAAGATTTCGGTGTTGAGGCGACCGTCTTTATGGGCGACACCCGCGTGGCGACTACCGTGAAGGACGCTGCGGGGAATCGGAAAGTCGGGACCAAGGCGGCCCCCTACGTGGTCGAGGCGGTCTTGAAGCAGGGGCAGAACTATTACGGCGAGGCCGACGTGGCCGGGACGCCCCACCTCACGGCATATATGCCGTTACGGGATGCCCAGGGTAAAGTTGTCGGGATGTGGTTCGTCGGGATACCCCTCTCTCACGTTAAAGCGACGATCGCCAGGATGGCGTGGACGGCGGGCCTGGTCGGCTTGATCGCGGTCCTGCTCTCGGTCCTAATAATAGTGCCGCTCGTCAACCGGTTTGTGGCGCCGATCGAAAAGACGGCCGAGCAGCTGAAAAAAGTAGCTGACGGGGACCTTTCCCAGGTCGACCTGGGCGCGCAGCGCTTCCGGGCGCTGCGGATGCTCGCCGACGCGACCGGGCGGATGGTCGGCCAGTTGCGGGACCTGGCGACCCGGGTCCAGGAAGCCGCAACCCAGACCCGCGGCAGGAGCGAGAACCTCGCCGCATCGGCGGAGGAGCTGTCGGCAACGGTCCAGACGGTGGCGGCGACCGTCGAGGAGCTCTCGGCGGGAGCGGAGGAGACGGCGGCGCACGCCCAGACGGCGGCGGAGATCGCCGACAGAATGGAGCGGGAGGCGAACGAGGGCATCCGAGCGCTGGACGGTGCGGTAAGCGGCATCCGGAACGCCCAGGAGGCGGTCGATAAGGGCGCCGGTCTCGTGAAGGAGCTGGGCGAGCGCTCCGCGGCCATCGGCCAAATCACGGAAGTGATCAAGGGCATCGCGGAGCAGACCAACCTTCTGGCGCTCAACGCCGCGATCGAGGCGGCGCGCGCCGGCGAGCACGGGCGCGGCTTCGCGGTGGTGGCGGAAGAGGTGCGAAAACTCGCGGAGCAATCGGCCCACGCGGCGGAAGAAATCAGCAAGATCATCGCGGAGATCCAACAGGGCACCGGCGAAGCAGTCAGCGCCATCGACCGGGCTTCGGCCACGGTGCATGAGGGCGTCCAGGCCGTGGTCGGCACGGAGGAAAGGCTCAAGAGCATCCTCAAAGGCGTGGCGGACACTTTAGCCGGGATCCGGGACATCGCGCAGGCCACGGAGCAGGCGAGCCAGGGGACCCAAAACGCAGCGCAGTCGGTCCAGGAGGCGAGCCGCGTGGCGGAGCAGGTGGGGCAGATGGCCGCGGAGCTCGCGCAGCAGGCGGCGGAACTGCAAGAAGCGGTAAAAGTGTTCAAACTTTAA